A genomic segment from Sulfitobacter mediterraneus encodes:
- a CDS encoding ABC transporter ATP-binding protein produces MEMKNITLRFGGVEAIKDISFDIREGEIRAIIGPNGAGKSSMLNVISGFYVPQEGEVWYKGSRRPAMKPFQVAEQGIARTFQNIALFEGMSVLDNVMTGRLTHMNTGLFAQSFWKGKAEQEEIANREVAEKIIDFLEIQAIRKTPVSRLSYGLKKRVELARALAAEPSILLLDEPMAGMNVEEKEDMSRFILDVNDEFGTTIALIEHDMGVVMDLSDRVVVMDYGKKIGDGTPDDVRNNQDVIDAYLGVAHD; encoded by the coding sequence ATGGAGATGAAGAACATCACCCTCCGTTTTGGCGGGGTGGAGGCGATTAAGGATATCTCCTTTGACATCCGCGAAGGCGAGATCCGTGCGATCATCGGCCCGAACGGCGCCGGCAAATCGTCAATGCTCAATGTGATCAGCGGCTTTTACGTCCCGCAGGAAGGCGAGGTCTGGTACAAAGGCAGCCGCCGTCCCGCGATGAAACCGTTTCAGGTTGCCGAGCAGGGCATCGCCCGCACGTTTCAGAACATCGCCCTGTTTGAAGGGATGTCGGTGCTCGACAATGTGATGACCGGCCGTTTGACCCATATGAACACTGGCCTGTTTGCCCAGTCCTTTTGGAAGGGCAAAGCCGAGCAGGAAGAGATCGCCAACCGCGAAGTCGCGGAAAAGATCATCGATTTCCTGGAAATTCAGGCGATCCGCAAAACGCCGGTTTCGCGTCTGTCCTACGGTTTGAAAAAACGTGTGGAACTGGCGCGGGCCTTGGCGGCGGAGCCATCGATCCTCCTGCTGGATGAGCCGATGGCAGGCATGAACGTCGAAGAAAAAGAGGACATGAGCCGCTTTATTCTGGATGTGAATGACGAATTTGGCACCACGATTGCCCTGATCGAACACGACATGGGCGTGGTGATGGACCTGTCCGACCGTGTGGTCGTGATGGATTACGGTAAGAAGATTGGCGACGGCACACCTGACGACGTGCGCAACAACCAAGACGTGATTGATGCCTATCTGGGGGTGGCCCATGACTGA
- a CDS encoding branched-chain amino acid ABC transporter permease, with translation MPEQLAFTIEVFLNGLMAGVLYALVALGFVLIYKASGIFNYAQGVMALFAAMTLVGIQNGQVPFSHLINAILGTDVHHFGWHVHSAIAIIITVAVMVLLAVCVQRFVFRHLVGQEPIILFMATIGLAYFLEGVADLMWGSEIKSLNVCAAEGACLPQGLNLWIDETTYNAFGYGFFIDNLDIVASVVAIVLVIGLVMFAQYTKQGRAMRAVADDHQAALSVGVSLNFIWILVWSLAGFVALVAGIMWGAKSGVQFSLSLIALKALPVLMLGGFTSIPGAIVGGLIIGVGEKLFEFLIGAPFLGGATENWFAYMLALLFLVFRPQGLFGEKIIERV, from the coding sequence ATGCCCGAACAATTGGCTTTTACAATCGAAGTGTTCCTCAATGGCCTGATGGCCGGGGTTCTTTATGCGCTGGTCGCGCTGGGCTTTGTCCTGATCTACAAAGCGTCTGGCATTTTCAACTATGCCCAAGGGGTTATGGCGCTGTTTGCGGCGATGACGCTGGTCGGTATCCAGAACGGACAAGTGCCGTTCTCGCATCTGATCAATGCCATTCTGGGCACCGATGTGCACCATTTTGGCTGGCATGTGCATTCCGCCATCGCGATTATCATCACCGTTGCGGTGATGGTGCTGCTGGCGGTCTGCGTGCAGCGGTTCGTGTTCCGGCATCTGGTCGGGCAGGAACCCATCATCCTGTTCATGGCAACCATCGGTCTGGCGTATTTCCTTGAAGGGGTCGCCGATCTGATGTGGGGGTCTGAGATCAAGTCGCTGAACGTCTGTGCCGCAGAAGGGGCCTGCCTTCCACAGGGCCTGAACCTCTGGATTGACGAAACCACTTACAATGCGTTCGGCTACGGCTTCTTTATCGACAATCTCGATATCGTGGCGAGTGTTGTTGCGATTGTCCTCGTGATTGGTCTCGTGATGTTTGCCCAATACACCAAACAGGGCCGCGCCATGCGGGCCGTGGCGGATGATCACCAGGCGGCGTTGTCCGTGGGTGTATCGCTTAACTTTATCTGGATCCTGGTCTGGTCGCTGGCAGGTTTTGTCGCGCTGGTGGCGGGCATCATGTGGGGTGCAAAATCGGGCGTGCAGTTCTCGCTTTCGCTGATCGCGCTCAAGGCACTGCCGGTGCTGATGCTGGGCGGCTTTACCTCGATCCCCGGCGCAATTGTCGGTGGCTTGATCATCGGTGTGGGTGAAAAGCTCTTTGAATTCCTGATCGGCGCGCCCTTCCTTGGCGGTGCGACCGAGAACTGGTTTGCCTATATGCTGGCGCTCTTGTTCCTTGTCTTCCGGCCGCAGGGCCTCTTCGGGGAGAAGATCATTGAGCGTGTTTGA
- a CDS encoding response regulator transcription factor, whose product MTKPLVTILDDEPEIRRMLVDVLEEAGFATLSFGRARAFEAALAKHTPDVCLVDLSLPDTDGLTLVHRLALEQGAIVIIISGRSQVQDRVTGLELGADDYIIKPFDPAEVVARIRARLRNTKPAPQAGDTASFSGWTAHFDRYILEDDAGGETPFSHAEGEVLRLFLDSPKRLISRTQMQESLGGAASESFDRAMDVRISRLRTKLREDPKNPQLIKTIYGAGYIFLGDVSWT is encoded by the coding sequence ATGACCAAACCGCTTGTCACTATTCTGGACGATGAGCCGGAGATCCGCCGCATGCTTGTTGACGTGCTCGAAGAGGCTGGTTTTGCAACTCTCAGCTTTGGCCGCGCCCGCGCGTTCGAGGCGGCTTTGGCCAAACATACCCCCGATGTCTGCCTCGTAGACCTCAGTTTGCCTGACACCGATGGACTAACCCTCGTACATCGCCTCGCGCTGGAACAGGGTGCAATCGTGATCATCATTTCGGGCCGATCTCAGGTGCAGGATCGTGTCACGGGGTTGGAGTTGGGCGCAGATGACTACATCATCAAACCTTTCGACCCGGCCGAAGTGGTGGCTCGCATCCGCGCCCGCCTGCGCAACACCAAACCCGCCCCCCAGGCCGGTGACACAGCCAGCTTCAGCGGCTGGACCGCGCATTTTGACCGTTACATCCTTGAGGATGACGCAGGTGGTGAAACCCCGTTTTCCCATGCCGAAGGCGAAGTGTTGCGCCTGTTTCTCGACAGTCCCAAACGCCTGATCAGCCGGACGCAGATGCAAGAAAGCCTTGGCGGCGCGGCCTCCGAAAGCTTTGACCGGGCCATGGACGTCCGCATCTCGCGGCTGCGCACCAAGCTGCGCGAAGACCCCAAGAACCCGCAGCTGATCAAAACCATCTATGGCGCGGGCTATATCTTTCTCGGCGACGTCAGCTGGACCTAA
- a CDS encoding branched-chain amino acid ABC transporter permease, with the protein MFYREAGDFNTSYAEDQQTFPIKFDRYRYYVVLFIAIFVIPFIINDYWANSFLLPFLIYAIAAIGLNILVGYCGQVSLGTGGFMAVGAYACYKLMTAMPDVSMFIHVLLAGLITAAVGVLFGLPSLRIKGFYLAVATLAAQFFLVWLFNRVPWFYNYSASGQINAPERDTFGILITGPNTEAWATYMFCLIFTIASALVARNLTRGSVGRKWMAIRDMDIAAEIIGVNPLRAKLTAFAVSSFFIGISGALFFAIYLGAVEVGEAFGITKSFLVLFMIIIGGLGSIFGSFAGAAFLVLLPVLLKIVGVDWLGWPTDIVAHLQLVIVGGLIVVFLIAEPHGLAQLWRVAKEKLRLWPFPH; encoded by the coding sequence ATGTTCTACCGTGAAGCCGGCGATTTCAACACGTCCTACGCCGAGGACCAGCAGACATTCCCGATCAAATTTGACCGCTACCGGTACTATGTGGTGCTGTTTATCGCGATCTTTGTGATCCCGTTCATCATCAACGATTACTGGGCAAACTCGTTCCTGTTGCCGTTCCTGATCTACGCAATTGCGGCCATCGGCCTCAACATCCTTGTGGGGTATTGCGGTCAGGTCTCGCTTGGCACCGGTGGATTCATGGCGGTGGGCGCATATGCCTGTTACAAGCTGATGACGGCGATGCCCGATGTCAGCATGTTCATCCACGTTCTGCTTGCGGGGCTGATCACAGCCGCAGTGGGGGTTCTGTTTGGCCTGCCATCGCTGCGGATCAAAGGGTTCTACCTTGCGGTGGCGACACTGGCGGCACAGTTCTTTCTGGTCTGGCTCTTCAACCGTGTGCCGTGGTTCTACAACTACTCTGCCTCTGGCCAGATCAACGCACCTGAGCGTGACACCTTTGGCATCCTGATCACTGGCCCCAATACCGAGGCCTGGGCGACCTATATGTTCTGCCTGATCTTCACCATCGCATCGGCGCTGGTGGCACGGAACCTGACGCGCGGCTCTGTCGGGCGCAAGTGGATGGCGATCCGCGATATGGACATCGCCGCCGAAATCATCGGGGTGAACCCGCTGCGGGCCAAACTGACGGCTTTTGCGGTGTCCTCGTTCTTTATCGGTATCTCGGGCGCGCTGTTCTTTGCGATCTATCTGGGCGCCGTGGAAGTTGGCGAAGCCTTCGGCATCACCAAATCTTTCCTCGTGCTCTTCATGATCATCATCGGCGGTCTTGGCTCCATCTTCGGTTCTTTTGCTGGCGCGGCCTTCCTTGTGTTGTTGCCGGTGCTGTTGAAAATTGTCGGCGTGGATTGGCTGGGATGGCCCACGGATATCGTCGCACACTTGCAGCTTGTTATCGTGGGTGGTCTGATCGTTGTATTCCTGATCGCGGAACCACATGGCCTGGCACAACTGTGGCGCGTGGCCAAAGAGAAATTGAGATTGTGGCCCTTCCCGCACTAG
- a CDS encoding PAS-domain containing protein has protein sequence MALSDAQTKAMTSAGLNLIVQALTIYDSDLRLVVCNAPFQQMFYLPDALVTPGAPFEDTIRHLAKRGEYGHVSDLEEFVTERVEQARAFKPHYMERTRANGRTISVEGSPLPQGGWVTVYTDITRTKQQEALLRARSDALSDQVLAHAEQLSATNRELAAMITTLEETKRQLTESEARTRLTTEMMPAHIAHVNADGIYTYSNRRLSSVIPGRPSNIIGLTSRQALGDSAYERIAPSLAKAYAGDPSVLEFTDDHSARRIRVAFTPDTRGGIYILSMDITEETQTRVALQQTRKRELAAQMISGLAHDFSNLLTIILGLQSRLGRLPDMPGAADELIEGTLAVARRGGALLSAIADVTGPRALRPTATDLSLFLRDFETLAAPTLPDGMTLTVLDEAPETLALLDKGMVQDSLLNLILNARDACGKSGHITLAQRIVHDTWIEWVMQDSGPGFSAKALEKGIDPFFTTKGSEGSGLGLSMVYDLTKSAGGDLRLSNGTGGGAQVVLRLPYRPALHATTGMVLLVEDEDDLRAGVRDMLMSLGHSVIEATSADEATALLADLPDIAMVLSDIQLIGEATGLDLAERVNRKLPFILMTSLPKDHALFLKAQTLAPVLQKPFTAADLAALITPNEVAAE, from the coding sequence ATGGCACTGAGCGATGCACAAACCAAGGCGATGACTTCCGCAGGGCTGAACCTGATCGTACAGGCCCTGACAATCTATGATTCCGATCTGCGCCTTGTTGTCTGCAATGCCCCGTTTCAGCAGATGTTCTATCTGCCCGATGCACTGGTCACGCCCGGCGCCCCGTTTGAAGACACGATCCGCCATCTGGCAAAACGCGGCGAATATGGCCATGTCTCGGATCTTGAGGAGTTCGTCACCGAACGGGTCGAACAGGCCCGCGCCTTCAAACCGCATTACATGGAAAGGACCCGCGCCAATGGCCGCACCATCAGCGTGGAAGGCTCCCCTTTGCCTCAGGGCGGCTGGGTCACGGTTTACACCGACATCACCCGCACCAAGCAACAAGAGGCGCTGTTGCGGGCGCGGTCCGACGCCCTGAGCGATCAGGTATTGGCCCATGCCGAACAATTGTCAGCGACCAACCGCGAACTGGCGGCGATGATCACAACGCTTGAAGAAACCAAGCGTCAGCTCACCGAAAGCGAAGCCCGCACCCGCCTGACCACCGAGATGATGCCGGCCCATATTGCGCATGTGAACGCCGATGGCATCTACACCTATTCGAACCGCAGATTGTCGTCAGTTATCCCCGGAAGGCCTAGCAATATCATAGGCTTAACCAGTCGTCAGGCTTTGGGAGATTCCGCCTATGAACGCATTGCACCATCGCTGGCCAAAGCCTATGCCGGTGATCCATCTGTGCTTGAATTTACCGACGATCACAGCGCCCGTCGCATCCGTGTCGCCTTTACCCCTGACACCCGTGGCGGCATCTACATTCTGTCGATGGACATCACCGAGGAAACCCAAACCCGCGTTGCTCTGCAGCAAACCCGCAAACGGGAATTGGCCGCACAAATGATCTCCGGTCTGGCGCATGATTTTTCCAATCTTCTGACCATTATCCTCGGCCTGCAATCCCGGCTTGGCCGATTGCCGGATATGCCCGGCGCCGCGGATGAACTGATCGAAGGCACTCTGGCTGTGGCGCGGCGCGGCGGAGCCCTGCTCAGCGCGATTGCGGATGTGACCGGCCCCAGAGCCCTGCGCCCCACGGCCACTGATCTGAGCCTTTTTCTCCGTGATTTTGAAACCTTGGCCGCCCCCACATTGCCCGATGGCATGACCCTCACGGTGCTGGATGAAGCGCCAGAAACCCTCGCTCTGCTGGACAAAGGCATGGTTCAGGACAGCCTGTTGAACCTGATCCTGAACGCCCGCGACGCCTGCGGCAAAAGCGGACATATCACCCTCGCACAGCGCATTGTGCACGACACCTGGATCGAATGGGTGATGCAAGACAGCGGGCCGGGGTTTTCTGCCAAGGCACTGGAGAAGGGCATTGATCCGTTTTTCACCACCAAGGGCAGTGAAGGATCGGGGCTGGGCCTGTCGATGGTCTATGACCTGACCAAATCCGCGGGGGGCGATCTGCGCCTGTCCAATGGAACGGGCGGCGGGGCGCAGGTGGTGCTGCGCCTGCCCTACCGCCCGGCGCTTCATGCCACCACGGGCATGGTCCTGCTGGTCGAAGACGAAGACGATCTACGCGCCGGCGTCCGTGATATGTTAATGAGCCTTGGCCATTCGGTGATCGAAGCCACCAGCGCGGATGAGGCCACGGCCTTGCTCGCCGACCTGCCCGATATTGCCATGGTACTGTCTGACATCCAACTGATCGGCGAGGCAACGGGCCTTGATCTGGCAGAACGGGTGAACCGCAAGCTGCCATTCATCTTGATGACCTCTTTGCCCAAGGATCACGCGTTGTTCCTCAAGGCGCAAACCCTTGCACCGGTCCTGCAAAAACCCTTCACCGCTGCCGATCTGGCCGCCTTGATCACCCCCAATGAGGTTGCTGCCGAATGA
- a CDS encoding AMP-binding protein, whose translation MAKPLTRADGPQSVPALLQRNATKFANAPAYREKEYGIWQSWTWAETHEEVQALALGLMNLGVNEGDFVAVIGRNRPYLYWAMVAAQMVGAVPVPLYQDANAEEMAYVLGHCGARFVIVGDQEQVDKVIEVQEGLHQFEHLIYLDPRGLRKYDHTTLHQYSHVQDQGRAAHDEYIKELERRTAKLDYDSTGVMLYTSGTTGKPKGVVLSNRNIIETAKSSSEFDNLRQTDDILAYLPMAWVGDFIFSVGQAMWTGFCTNCPESAETMHVDLREIGPTYYFAPPRVFETQLTNVMIRMEDASPFKKRLFDYFMAHARKVGPSILDGKPVGGWDRLKYQLGELCIYGPLKNTLGFSRVRVGYTAGEAIGPEIFDFYRSLGINLKQLYGQTEATVFITAQPDGEVRSDTVGVTCPGVELKIADNGEVFYRSPGVFVEYYKNAESTADTKDAEGWVATGDAGFIEEGSGHLRIIDRAKDVGQMADGSLFAPKYVENKLKFFPNILEAVVFGNGRDECTAFINIDLTAVGNWAERNNIGYASYQELARHPQVMDTIQSHVEEVNKSVAEDAMLSGCQVHRFVVLHKELDADDGELTRTRKVRRRIIEDKFHDIITALYDGSKSVSTETEVTYEDGRKGSIKATLEVREAKVAPVAQKMAAE comes from the coding sequence TTGGCCAAGCCGCTGACGCGCGCCGACGGACCGCAGTCCGTTCCGGCGCTTTTGCAACGCAACGCAACGAAATTCGCGAATGCCCCGGCGTATCGCGAAAAGGAATATGGCATCTGGCAAAGCTGGACCTGGGCTGAAACCCACGAGGAGGTTCAGGCGCTTGCACTAGGGTTGATGAACCTTGGCGTGAACGAGGGTGACTTTGTCGCGGTGATCGGGCGCAACCGTCCGTATCTTTATTGGGCAATGGTCGCCGCCCAGATGGTCGGTGCCGTGCCTGTTCCGCTTTATCAGGACGCCAACGCCGAAGAGATGGCTTATGTTCTGGGGCATTGCGGCGCGCGGTTTGTGATCGTTGGTGATCAGGAACAGGTCGATAAGGTGATCGAAGTGCAGGAAGGTCTGCACCAGTTCGAACATCTGATTTACCTCGATCCGCGCGGCTTGCGCAAATATGACCACACGACATTGCACCAATACAGCCATGTGCAGGATCAGGGCCGCGCGGCCCATGACGAATACATCAAAGAACTGGAGCGCCGCACGGCCAAGCTGGATTATGACAGCACCGGCGTGATGCTTTATACCTCCGGCACCACCGGCAAGCCCAAGGGCGTTGTTCTGTCAAACCGCAACATCATTGAAACGGCGAAGTCTTCGTCTGAGTTTGATAACCTGCGTCAGACCGATGATATCCTGGCCTATCTGCCGATGGCCTGGGTGGGCGATTTCATTTTTTCCGTTGGTCAGGCGATGTGGACCGGCTTTTGCACGAACTGCCCGGAAAGCGCAGAAACGATGCATGTCGATCTGCGCGAGATTGGGCCGACCTACTACTTTGCTCCGCCGCGCGTGTTCGAGACCCAGCTGACCAACGTCATGATCCGCATGGAAGACGCCAGCCCCTTCAAAAAGCGCCTGTTTGATTATTTCATGGCCCATGCCCGCAAGGTTGGCCCCAGTATTCTGGATGGCAAACCCGTTGGCGGCTGGGATCGCCTGAAATATCAACTGGGCGAATTGTGCATCTATGGGCCGCTGAAAAACACGCTTGGCTTTAGCCGTGTGCGGGTTGGCTATACAGCGGGCGAGGCGATTGGCCCCGAGATTTTTGATTTCTACCGCTCGCTTGGGATCAACCTCAAACAGCTTTATGGTCAGACCGAAGCAACCGTGTTTATCACGGCGCAGCCCGATGGCGAAGTGCGCAGTGACACCGTTGGCGTGACCTGTCCGGGTGTCGAACTGAAGATCGCGGACAATGGAGAAGTGTTCTACCGGTCTCCGGGGGTGTTTGTGGAATACTACAAAAACGCCGAAAGCACGGCAGACACAAAAGACGCCGAAGGCTGGGTCGCGACGGGCGATGCGGGCTTTATCGAAGAGGGTTCCGGCCATCTACGGATCATCGACCGGGCCAAGGACGTGGGCCAGATGGCAGATGGATCGCTCTTTGCGCCGAAGTATGTAGAGAACAAACTCAAGTTCTTCCCGAATATTCTGGAGGCCGTGGTCTTTGGCAATGGCCGGGATGAATGCACTGCCTTCATCAACATTGACCTGACCGCCGTTGGCAACTGGGCCGAGCGCAACAACATCGGCTATGCTTCCTATCAGGAACTGGCGCGCCATCCGCAGGTGATGGACACGATCCAAAGCCATGTAGAAGAGGTTAACAAATCGGTGGCAGAGGACGCGATGCTGTCGGGCTGCCAAGTCCATCGGTTTGTGGTTCTGCACAAAGAACTGGACGCGGATGACGGCGAACTGACCCGGACCCGCAAGGTGCGCCGCCGTATCATCGAGGATAAGTTCCACGACATTATCACCGCGCTTTATGACGGGTCCAAATCCGTCAGCACCGAAACCGAAGTGACCTATGAGGATGGCCGTAAAGGCAGCATCAAGGCCACATTGGAAGTGCGTGAAGCCAAAGTGGCACCCGTGGCCCAAAAGATGGCTGCGGAATGA
- a CDS encoding ABC transporter substrate-binding protein, giving the protein MKYKLGTLAVAGLMAASPVMADLVFPSLSYRTGPYAAGGIPFADGYADYFTMLNARDGGIGGVMAKVIECETGYNTEKGVECYESTKGEGALVYQPLSTGITYQLIPKTTADNIPMHTMGYGRTSAANGKVFSHTFNYPANYWNGASGAINYLLSENGGDLNGKKIALVYHNSAYGKEPIRTLQELSAKHGFEFKEVPVDHPGQEQKSQWLQIRRDKPDYVIMYGWGVMNQVAVQEAANIRFPMENFIGIWWSGSENDVLAAGDKADGYKALTFHGVGDDFPVFDDIKKHVVDAGKAAGAGDQIGTVLYNRGLYAAMLAAEAAKTAQEIHGTADITPAMMRDGMENLEITEAKMADLGMPNFGPSFSVSCENHGGPGLIGMTQWDATAKEWKLISEFSETDMSVIQPLIDEDSGAYASENNIEAGCK; this is encoded by the coding sequence ATGAAATATAAACTAGGTACACTGGCCGTTGCAGGCCTGATGGCGGCAAGCCCGGTCATGGCGGATCTCGTATTCCCAAGCCTGAGCTATCGGACCGGCCCATACGCCGCTGGCGGTATCCCGTTCGCTGATGGCTATGCGGATTATTTCACCATGCTGAACGCCCGTGACGGCGGCATCGGCGGCGTGATGGCCAAGGTGATCGAATGTGAAACCGGCTATAACACCGAAAAAGGTGTGGAATGCTACGAATCCACCAAGGGCGAAGGCGCTTTGGTGTATCAACCGCTCTCCACAGGTATCACCTACCAGCTGATCCCAAAGACCACGGCTGACAATATCCCGATGCACACCATGGGCTATGGCCGGACGTCTGCTGCAAACGGCAAAGTGTTCAGCCACACGTTCAACTACCCAGCGAACTACTGGAACGGTGCTTCCGGCGCGATCAACTATCTGCTGAGCGAGAACGGTGGTGATCTGAATGGCAAAAAAATTGCTCTGGTCTATCACAACTCCGCCTACGGCAAAGAGCCGATCCGCACACTGCAGGAACTGTCCGCCAAGCACGGCTTTGAATTCAAGGAAGTGCCTGTTGACCACCCCGGTCAGGAACAGAAATCCCAGTGGCTGCAAATCCGCCGCGACAAGCCTGATTACGTGATCATGTACGGCTGGGGCGTGATGAACCAGGTTGCGGTTCAAGAAGCGGCCAACATCCGGTTCCCAATGGAAAACTTCATTGGCATCTGGTGGTCCGGTTCCGAGAACGACGTTCTTGCAGCGGGCGACAAGGCCGACGGCTACAAGGCTCTGACATTCCACGGCGTTGGCGATGACTTCCCGGTGTTTGACGACATCAAAAAACACGTTGTCGATGCAGGCAAAGCGGCCGGTGCGGGCGATCAGATCGGTACCGTCCTGTACAACCGTGGCCTCTATGCCGCGATGCTGGCAGCCGAAGCGGCAAAAACCGCGCAGGAAATTCACGGCACCGCCGACATCACCCCAGCGATGATGCGCGATGGCATGGAAAACCTGGAGATCACAGAAGCGAAAATGGCCGACCTCGGTATGCCAAACTTTGGTCCATCCTTCAGCGTGTCCTGTGAAAACCACGGTGGTCCGGGCCTGATCGGCATGACCCAGTGGGACGCGACCGCAAAGGAGTGGAAGCTGATCTCTGAGTTCTCCGAAACAGACATGTCCGTGATCCAGCCGTTGATCGACGAGGATTCGGGTGCCTATGCATCCGAGAACAACATCGAAGCGGGTTGTAAGTAA
- a CDS encoding phenylacetate--CoA ligase family protein, translating to MASTSFFDEQETRSADQRAAEQSALLRSRLAAITEAPAEWREAAATVQTAADLVALPVLRKSDLSGWQKQNPPFGGIAVNNVTHVFQSPGPIYEPGSTSVADFWRMGRFLHAAGFGTGDIVQNCFGYHLTPAGHMFESGARAVGARVLPAGTGQTELQVRAAVDIGTTGYAGTPDYLKIILEKADEMGETLKITKAAVGGGALFPSLRSYYIDRGIACLQCYATADLGNIAYETPAMEGMIVDEGVIVEIVTPGTGDPVAPGEVGEVVVTSLNPDYPLIRFATGDLSAAMEGTSPCGRTNMRIKGWMGRADQTTKIKGMFVRPEQVAELVAHHAEVAKARVVASRAGETDVMTVQIEADGGDADAYAQSVQQLLKLKGKIEVVAPGSLPRDGLVIEDQRSYD from the coding sequence ATGGCCAGCACCTCTTTCTTTGACGAACAGGAAACGCGCAGCGCCGACCAGCGCGCGGCGGAGCAATCCGCGCTTTTGCGCAGCCGTCTTGCGGCCATAACCGAAGCCCCGGCTGAATGGCGCGAGGCCGCCGCAACCGTACAAACTGCAGCAGATCTTGTGGCGCTGCCAGTGCTGCGCAAATCCGATCTGTCCGGTTGGCAAAAGCAAAATCCACCCTTTGGCGGTATCGCGGTCAACAATGTCACCCATGTGTTCCAATCCCCCGGTCCGATTTACGAGCCCGGCAGCACCAGTGTGGCCGATTTCTGGCGCATGGGCCGGTTTCTTCATGCGGCCGGATTTGGCACAGGTGACATCGTGCAGAACTGTTTCGGCTATCACCTGACCCCGGCAGGCCATATGTTTGAAAGCGGTGCGCGGGCAGTGGGTGCAAGGGTACTGCCTGCGGGCACCGGCCAGACCGAACTGCAGGTCCGTGCGGCGGTTGACATTGGCACCACCGGCTATGCGGGTACGCCCGATTACCTGAAGATCATTCTCGAAAAAGCAGATGAGATGGGCGAAACGCTCAAGATCACCAAGGCCGCCGTGGGCGGCGGGGCGTTGTTCCCATCCCTGCGCAGCTATTACATCGATCGCGGTATCGCCTGTTTGCAGTGTTATGCCACCGCTGATCTGGGCAACATTGCCTATGAGACCCCCGCGATGGAAGGCATGATCGTCGATGAAGGCGTGATCGTGGAGATTGTAACGCCCGGCACCGGTGATCCTGTCGCCCCGGGCGAAGTGGGCGAGGTCGTTGTGACCTCCCTGAACCCCGATTATCCGCTGATCCGTTTCGCCACAGGCGATCTCAGCGCGGCCATGGAAGGCACATCGCCTTGCGGGCGCACCAATATGCGGATCAAGGGCTGGATGGGCCGCGCCGACCAAACGACCAAGATAAAGGGCATGTTTGTCCGCCCCGAACAGGTGGCCGAGCTGGTCGCCCACCACGCCGAGGTCGCGAAGGCCCGTGTCGTGGCCAGCCGTGCAGGGGAAACCGACGTGATGACCGTCCAGATCGAAGCGGACGGCGGTGATGCGGATGCATATGCCCAATCGGTTCAGCAATTGCTCAAGCTCAAGGGCAAGATCGAAGTGGTCGCTCCCGGCAGCCTGCCTAGGGACGGGTTGGTGATCGAGGATCAGCGCAGCTACGACTAA
- a CDS encoding ABC transporter ATP-binding protein, which yields MLDAANTAETQVDNVLEVNNIEVIYNHVILVLKGVSLNVPKGGITALLGGNGAGKTTTLKAISGLLASERGEVTKGSIKYRGLDIQDADPAETVKKGVVQVMEGRHCFEHLTIEENLMTGAYTRTDGKAAIAADLEMVYNYFPRLKERRKSQAGYTSGGEQQMCAVGRALMSRPETILLDEPSMGLAPQLVEQIFEIVKAINEKEGVTFLLAEQNTNVALRYAHYGYILESGRVVMDGPAADLRENKDVKEFYLGMSDEGRKSFRDVRSYRRRKRWLS from the coding sequence ATGCTGGATGCTGCCAATACCGCCGAGACTCAGGTCGATAACGTCCTTGAAGTCAACAATATCGAGGTGATCTACAATCACGTGATCCTTGTGTTGAAAGGCGTGAGCCTGAACGTGCCCAAGGGTGGCATCACTGCCTTGCTCGGTGGCAATGGCGCGGGCAAAACCACGACGCTGAAAGCGATCTCGGGTTTGCTGGCCTCTGAGCGTGGTGAAGTGACCAAGGGGTCAATCAAATACCGCGGCCTCGATATTCAGGACGCAGATCCCGCTGAAACCGTGAAAAAGGGTGTCGTGCAGGTGATGGAAGGCCGTCACTGCTTTGAGCACCTGACCATTGAAGAGAATCTGATGACGGGTGCCTATACCCGCACCGACGGAAAAGCCGCCATCGCCGCAGATCTCGAAATGGTTTACAACTATTTCCCCCGCTTGAAAGAGCGCCGCAAAAGTCAGGCGGGCTATACCTCAGGCGGCGAACAGCAGATGTGCGCCGTGGGCCGCGCCTTGATGAGCCGCCCCGAGACCATTTTGCTGGACGAGCCATCCATGGGTCTTGCGCCGCAGTTGGTGGAACAGATCTTTGAGATCGTCAAAGCGATCAACGAAAAGGAAGGCGTGACTTTCCTTCTTGCGGAACAGAACACCAACGTTGCCCTGCGCTACGCCCACTATGGCTACATCCTTGAATCGGGCCGTGTGGTGATGGACGGCCCCGCCGCCGACCTGCGTGAGAACAAGGACGTTAAAGAATTTTATCTGGGAATGTCCGATGAGGGGCGCAAATCCTTCCGCGACGTGCGCAGCTATCGCCGCCGCAAGCGTTGGCTCAGCTAA